The following nucleotide sequence is from Candidatus Hydrogenedentota bacterium.
AATTTGGCGCTACGTCAACAGCTAACTATCTGCTACACAAACAATTGCAAAGAATCGAAAACTGGGGATCACTCAGCCGTAAGCGCCGTCGCCTTGACTTTGGCCCCCGCCCAGGCCCGCTCGCTGAGTACGCGATAGGGATAGCTCTCCCCGAAAAGAATCCGGCCCCGAAGATGGCGCGGAAGCTCCGCTTCGTCCTGGCTCCGGCGGGGACTCGATTCGGTCGCCAGTTGGTAGGTTTCCGACCGTCCAAAAATCTCGGAAAAATGCAGTGTGGCCAGTGCGTTTACGGTGTAGTTTCCCGTGAGCGCCAGTACGCGCCCCATCCGATCCAGAGGCAGATCATCCAGCAGCCGCTCCGAAAGCGCATCACCCAGATGCGCCGTCAGGCCTTCCTGGCGCGCGGCGGTCACATTGCGCCAGTTACTGTCGACGAGGATCGCGTCCAGGCCTTCTTTCTGCAGTACCGCCGCCAGTTGCCGGGCAATCGGGTGTCCTCCGATGATGATGGACCCCTGGGGATTGGCGATGGCGAGGCCAAGCTTTTTGGCCAGTGGACCGGCGGTCAAACCATAGACCAACACCGTGACGCCGATCACCAGGAACGTGGCCGGAACCATGCGCTCGGCCCCTTCAAATCCCGCTTCGCGCAGGTAAAGCGCAAACACGGAAGTCACCGCCGCCGCCACGATCCCGCGCGGCGCCATCCAGCACAGGAAAATGCGCTCCGCGCGGGTCATGGATGTACCCAGCGTACACAAATACACCGAGAGGGGCCGCACCACAAGTATCAACACGGCAACAAATAGAAAACCACCGATGCCGAGTTCTTGAAGTTGCGCGAGGTCGAGACGCGCCGCCAGTAGAACGAAAAGGACCGCCAGCAGAAGTACGCGCAGGTTTTCCTTAAACTCAACAAGTTGTCGGATGGATATTTTGTTCTGGTTCGCCAGCCAGACTCCCATGATGGTAACGGTAAGCAGTCCAGACTCTTCCATTAACGAGTTGGACAGGGCAAAGGCGCCGATAGCCATCGCCAGGCTGATGGCGACCTGCAGAAACTCGGGAATCCAGTAGCGTCGAATCATCAACACAAGCGCGTTGGCCCCAAGAATACCGAAACCCAGGCCGATGGCCAGCGTCTTGGCGATGCCCATCGGTATGCCCGTGGCCGCGTGGCCCGCATCGCTGGTGATGCCCTCAAACACCAGCACGGCGAGACTCGCGCCCACCGGATCGATCATGATGCCCTCCCACTTCAAGAGCGGGCCGACTTTTCCCGTGGGACGTATGTGGCGCAAAAGAGGCCCGATCACCGTGGGACCCGTAACGACAAGAATGGCGCCGAGCAACAAGGCGACAGACCACGACACCTCAATAAGGTAGCGCGCGGCAAGCGCCGTCACCCCCCACGTTACCAACGCACCCAGCGAGACCAGGCGCCAGAATACCGTGCGCACCGCCGCCAGCTCGCGAAAACGGAGCGTCAAGCCGCCCTCAAACAGGATCAACGCAACACACACCGAGACCAGCGGCAGCAACAAATCGCCAAAGAGCTTATCGGGCTGGATCCAGCCGAGCACCGGCCCCGCGAGCAATCCCGAGGCCAGTAGAAACAGGATGGACGGGATCTTCACACGCCAACCAATCCACTGCGCCCCTACGCCGAGCACGATCAACAATGCCAATGCCACCAGATAATTGGGTTCCATACGCTACCTCTTCCGACTCCCCGCCCCACGCCCCTGATAGTAAGCGCCCTGGCGACGCGCGGGCAACTTCGTCAGGCGGCCCTGAGCCGAATGAGGGGAAACCGTAGGAAGCGCGGAGAAGTCGGGCTATTAGAAGACGGTAGCGGACTCCAGCGACACATTGTTCATTGAGCTTGATATCAGGGCGAGCCAGCCCACCCTGCGCGTCGATCAGTTCTCTCCGTCGGATCAGTCCGATCAGCCCCTCGCCCGTCAGGGGCGACACCCGTGCTGTTTTGCGATATCCCCTCAGTTCGGACAAAAGCGATGATATCGGCCCTTGATGTACATGCTGAAAATCCGCGGCACGTAGGGGTGGACAACTTCCTTTCCGGTCGCGTCAAGCTCGAGGTTCTCTTCGGCCACGTAGGTTTCGGCTCCTCCATGAACGAGCACATGATACCAGGGTTGCCTGC
It contains:
- a CDS encoding sodium:proton antiporter, which produces MEPNYLVALALLIVLGVGAQWIGWRVKIPSILFLLASGLLAGPVLGWIQPDKLFGDLLLPLVSVCVALILFEGGLTLRFRELAAVRTVFWRLVSLGALVTWGVTALAARYLIEVSWSVALLLGAILVVTGPTVIGPLLRHIRPTGKVGPLLKWEGIMIDPVGASLAVLVFEGITSDAGHAATGIPMGIAKTLAIGLGFGILGANALVLMIRRYWIPEFLQVAISLAMAIGAFALSNSLMEESGLLTVTIMGVWLANQNKISIRQLVEFKENLRVLLLAVLFVLLAARLDLAQLQELGIGGFLFVAVLILVVRPLSVYLCTLGTSMTRAERIFLCWMAPRGIVAAAVTSVFALYLREAGFEGAERMVPATFLVIGVTVLVYGLTAGPLAKKLGLAIANPQGSIIIGGHPIARQLAAVLQKEGLDAILVDSNWRNVTAARQEGLTAHLGDALSERLLDDLPLDRMGRVLALTGNYTVNALATLHFSEIFGRSETYQLATESSPRRSQDEAELPRHLRGRILFGESYPYRVLSERAWAGAKVKATALTAE
- the hspQ gene encoding heat shock protein HspQ, translated to MAQFEVGQIVHHKRYNYRGVIAKADPRCGAPDEWYRGNPTQPNRRQPWYHVLVHGGAETYVAEENLELDATGKEVVHPYVPRIFSMYIKGRYHRFCPN